The following proteins are encoded in a genomic region of Nonomuraea muscovyensis:
- a CDS encoding tautomerase family protein, with protein MTVITVNATAGRLSLEQRRTLARTLTDAVLVPEIGQFVELARVGFQVHFVERATDMIAIGGVLAADSGQDIMHIDIAVMDADWNPKVRAEVIERVLAAMAQACGTDTPAPTWWVNFRTIDEGSWGSSGSVTSIHDMLNTGVFTPERAAAIRAALL; from the coding sequence ATGACAGTGATCACCGTGAATGCCACCGCCGGGCGCCTCAGCCTGGAACAGCGCCGCACCCTGGCCCGTACCCTCACCGACGCGGTCCTGGTCCCGGAGATCGGCCAGTTCGTCGAACTCGCCCGCGTCGGCTTCCAGGTCCACTTCGTCGAACGCGCCACCGACATGATCGCCATCGGCGGCGTCCTGGCCGCCGACTCCGGCCAGGACATCATGCACATCGACATCGCCGTCATGGACGCCGACTGGAATCCCAAGGTCCGCGCCGAGGTCATCGAGCGCGTCCTGGCCGCCATGGCCCAAGCCTGCGGAACTGACACCCCCGCCCCGACCTGGTGGGTGAACTTCCGCACCATCGACGAAGGCAGCTGGGGCTCCAGCGGGAGCGTGACCTCCATCCACGACATGCTCAACACCGGCGTCTTCACCCCCGAACGAGCCGCAGCGATCCGTGCCGCACTCCTGTGA